One Microplitis mediator isolate UGA2020A chromosome 3, iyMicMedi2.1, whole genome shotgun sequence DNA segment encodes these proteins:
- the LOC130665994 gene encoding 5'-nucleotidase-like → MHSRFDETSPRTSPRCRDRDVRENNCYGGFARLATLIKKARSSSTPTLFLNAGDTYQGSAWFAKDKWKVVAHFLELLKPDAICLGNHEFDKFPAGLVPFVKNVSFPVLASNLDLKDEPELGGAGIKNSVILDVGHHKVGIVGFLTPETKTSSIGTGNVIFLDEIESVRREVKKLKQKGVNIIIGLGHSGYEREKRIARAVEDLDLIIGGHTNTFLYNGPQPDLEAIEGPYPTVVTQRNGRKVYVVQAGGHTKYLGNLSIVFDGRGEIKNIHGNPILLDRSVEKDEEMLKELDAWRPEFDTSELGQTRVFLDGDTKVCRSSECILGNLITDAMVDYNAFENNDAYKWTDAAIAILGGGMIRSSIESLSGEMILYGDIKLVLPYSNQLSKLNVTGAQLFEVLETSVRYLKNNSTTNLSGGFLQLSGIKVTYDLEKEPGSKVERNSVLVRCADCLIPRYEKVDMNKIYTVLGPNFLFSGGDNYKIFKSIKKTSLSMYSMFTQIH, encoded by the exons ATGCATTCaag ATTCGACGAAACTTCTCCGCGAACTTCACCACGCTGTCGCGATCGAGATGtgagagaaaataattgttatggTGGATTTGCGCGACTTGCAACTCTTATAAAGAAAGCAAGATCATCATCAACCCCGACACTGTTTCTTAATGCTGGTGACACTTATCAAGGTTCCGCATGGTTTGCTAAAGATAAATGGAAAGTAGTTGCACATTTTCTGGAGCTATTAAAACCTGATGCCATT tgTTTAGGAAACCATGAGTTCGATAAATTTCCAGCGGGTCTGGTTCCGTTTGTCAAGAATGTCTCATTTCCTGTTCTGGCGAGCAATTTGGATCTAAAAGATGAACCAGAGTTGGGAGGAGCAGGAATTAAGAACTCTGTTATTCTTGATGTTGGGCATCACAAAGTTGGTATTGTTGGTTTTCTAACACCGGAAACTAAGACGTCGTCTATTGGAACTGGCAACGTTATATTCTTGGACGAAATTGAATCCGTAAGAcgtgaagttaaaaaattgaagcaaAAAGGAGTGAACATAATAATAGGACTTGGTCATTCGGGTTATGAACGTGAAAAACGTATTGCGAGAGCTGTCGAAGACCTAGATCTGATTATTGGTGGCCATACCAatacatttttatacaatGGACCACAGCCAGACTTGGAAGCTATTGAAGGCCCTTATCCGACAGTAGTAACTCAGCGAAATGGTCGTAAAGTTTATGTCGTGCAAGCTGGTGGTCACACTAAATATCTGGGGAACTTGTCTATTGTGTTTGACGGAAGAGGTGAAATCAAGAATATCCATGGAAATCCCATTCTATTGGACCGTAGCGTTGAAAAAGATGAAGAAATGCTTAAGGAACTTGATGCGTGGCGCCCAGAGTTCGATACTTCTGAGTTGGGTCAAACGAGAGTATTTTTAGATGGTGATACTAAAGTTTGCCGTAGTTCTGAATGTATTCTTGGAAATCTTATTACTGACGCTATGGTTGATTAC AATGCATTTGAGAATAATGATGCTTATAAATGGACTGATGCAGCGATAGCTATTTTGGGTGGAGGAATGATTAGAAGTTCAATTGAATCATTGTCTGGAGAAatg ATACTCTATGGAGACATAAAACTGGTTTTACCGTATTCTAATCAACTTTCGAAATTAAATGTAACTGGGGCACAACTTTTTGAAGTATTAGAAACCAGCGttcgttatttaaaaaataatagcacTACAAATTTATCCGGAGGTTTCTTACAACTTTCTGGAATAaaa GTAACCTATGACTTAGAGAAGGAACCAGGATCAAAAGTAGAACGTAATTCAGTATTAGTACGTTGTGCTGATTGTTTAATACCTCGTTATGAAAAAGTAGATATGAATAAAATCTATACAGTACTTGGTCCTAATTTTCTATTCTCAGGCGGTGAcaactataaaatattcaaaagcataaaaaaaacatcattGAGTATGTATTCGATGTTTACACAAATCCATTAG
- the LOC130665352 gene encoding uncharacterized protein LOC130665352, which translates to MIFTLQLIIPIVLFIIETVDEKKLKLNIFTHNISTIFINSSIGQYVGVLIFLNKRFEIINYLIIKFPTFNDNNNPCEIMMTNGFRNSLSKMELKFIRGNYYNYYKITEAVKKFYSPLILVVVVHWSLSLAYTSYVMLRYIIYDKDVTLMKYVIEILWILRTLFPFALLTGNVTAINNQIKNTPLLIHSIMATYPMSTTMKDEFKLFSMGLLHRNFKFTACGLFYIDNRLLSAIITTTITNMAILLQLNHT; encoded by the exons ATGATATTtacattacaattaataataccAATAGTGTTGTTCATAATAGAAAcagttgatgaaaaaaaattaaaattaaatatttttacgcaTAATATatcaactatttttataaattcatctaTTGGTCAGTATGTGGGTGTATTGATATTCTTGAATAAACGTTtcgaaataatcaattatttgattataaaatttccaacatttaatgataacaataatccATGTGAAATAATGATGACAAATGGATTCAGAAATAGTCTATCGAAAATGgagttaaaatttataagaggcaattattataattattacaaaataacagaagctgttaaaaaattttattcgccgCTTATTTTAGTTGTGGTTGTACATTGGTCACTTTCATTAGCATACACTTCTTATGTGATGTTAAGATACATTATCTATGATAAAGATGTTACACTAATGAAATAtgttatagaaattttatggaTTTTACGTACTTTGTTTCCATTTGCGCTTTTGACCGGTAATGTTACTGCAATTAATAATCAA ATCAAAAACACGCCATTGTTAATTCATTCTATTATGGCAACATATCCGATGAGTACCACGATGAAAGATGAA TTCAAGTTATTTTCAATGGGACTATTGCatagaaattttaagtttacaGCTTGTGGATTGTTTTATATTGACAATCGTCTCTTATCAGCG atAATCACCACGACAATAACAAACATGGCCATCTTGCTACAACTTAACCACACATAG
- the LOC130665993 gene encoding snake venom 5'-nucleotidase-like: protein MNTIIGIIKFIVIFNLCGEILTLTSYNEWTLNIVHTNDMHSRFDETSPRTSPRCRDQDVRENNCYGGFARLATLIKKAKSSSTPTLFLNAGDTYQGSAWFAKDKWKVVAHFLELLKPDAICLGNHEFDTLPKGLVPFVKNVSFPVLASNLNLKDEPELDDAGIKNSVILDVGHHKVGIVGFVTPETKTSSIGTGNVIFLDEIESVRREVKILKQKGVNIIIGLGHSGYEREKRIARAVDDLDLIIGGHTNTFLYNGPQPDLEAIEGPYPTVVTQRSGRKVYVVQAGGHTKYLGNLSIVFDGRGEIKSIDGNPILLDRSVEKDEEMLKELDKWRPEFNTSELGQTKVFLDGDTKVCRSSECILGNLITDAMVDYNANVNNYIDKWTDAAIAILSGGTIRSSIESLSGEMILYGDIKQVIPFANEVKKLNITGAQLFDVLENSVRNLKYNDTSSLSGGFLQVSGIKVTYNLKKKAGSKVIRNSVLVRCADCLIPHYEKVDMNKIYTVLGPNFLLTGGDKYDMLKNITKSSLNIDIADVVAGYIKSKSPLQTEIDGRINFKVNDPLIDDVNNLINESRNYLDNMQKHRQNKNYRNVRSMKSRRPKFDHFGRWNGAKS from the exons atgaataccaTAATTGgtattatcaaatttattgttatattcAATTTGTGCGGTGAAATCCTAACACTTACGAGTTACAATGAATGGACACTCAATATTGTGCATACAAATGATATGCATTCaag ATTCGACGAAACTTCTCCGCGAACATCGCCACGCTGTCGCGATCAAGATGtgagagaaaataattgttatggTGGGTTTGCGCGACTTGCAACTCTTATAAAGAAAGCAAAATCATCATCAACCCCGACACTGTTTCTTAATGCTGGTGACACTTATCAAGGTTCCGCATGGTTTGCTAAAGATAAATGGAAAGTTGTTGCACATTTTCTGGAGCTATTAAAACCTGATGCCATT tgTTTAGGAAACCATGAGTTCGATACATTACCAAAGGGTCTGGTTCCGTTTGTCAAGAATGTCTCATTTCCTGTTCTGGCGAGCAATTTGAATCTAAAAGATGAGCCAGAGTTGGATGACGCAGGAATTAAGAACTCTGTTATTCTTGATGTTGGGCATCACAAAGTTGGTATTGTTGGTTTTGTAACACCGGAAACTAAGACGTCGTCTATTGGTACTGGCAACGTTATATTCTTGGACGAAATTGAATCCGTAAGACGTGAAGTTAAAATATTGAAGCAGAAAGGAGTGAACATAATAATAGGACTTGGTCATTCGGGTTATGAACGTGAAAAACGTATTGCGAGAGCGGTCGATGACCTAGATCTGATTATTGGTGGTCATACCAATACATTTTTATACAACGGACCACAACCGGACTTGGAAGCTATTGAAGGCCCTTATCCGACAGTAGTAACTCAGCGAAGTGGTCGTAAAGTGTATGTCGTGCAAGCTGGTGGTCACACTAAATACCTGGGGAACTTGTCTATTGTGTTTGACGGAAGAGGTGAAATCAAGAGTATCGATGGAAATCCCATTCTATTGGACCGTAGCGTTGAAAAAGATGAAGAAATGCTTAAGGAACTCGATAAGTGGCGCCCAGAGTTCAATACTTCTGAGTTAGGccaaacaaaagtatttttagaTGGTGATACTAAGGTTTGCCGTAGTTCCGAATGCATTCTTGGTAATCTTATTACTGACGCTATGGTTGATTAC aatgCAAATGTGAATAATTACATTGATAAATGGACTGATGCAGCAATAGCTATTTTGAGTGGTGGAACGATTAGAAGTTCAATTGAGTCATTATCTGGAGAAATG atACTCTATGGAGATATAAAACAAGTTATACCGTTTGCTAATGAagttaagaaattaaatataactggGGCCCAACTTTTTGACGTATTAGAAAATAGCGTTCGTAATCTAAAATATAATGACACTAGTAGTTTATCCGGAGGTTTCTTACAAGTTTCTGGAATAAAA gtAACCTATAACTTGAAGAAGAAAGCAGGATCAAAAGTTATACGTAATTCAGTATTAGTACGTTGTGCTGATTGTTTAATACCTCATTATGAAAAAGTAGATATGAATAAAATCTATACAGTACTTGGTCCCAACTTTCTATTGACAGGCGGTGACAAATATGATATgttgaaaaatataacaaaatcaTCATTGA atATTGACATCGCAGACGTCGTAGCTGGCTACATAAAATCGAAAAGCCCATTACAGACCGAAATTGATGgaagaataaatttcaaagtAAACGATCCATTAATCGATGACGTGAACAACCTAATCAACGAGAGTCGAAACTATTTGGACAATATGCAAAAACAcaggcaaaataaaaattatcgaaaCGTAAGATCTATGAAATCTAGACGGCCTAAATTCGATCATTTTGGTAGATGGAATGGCGCAAAATCATAA